In the genome of Dyadobacter fermentans DSM 18053, the window CAGTGGCAAACCATTGATGAGCAGCGTCACATCATAACGGTTCTTATAAACGCCCTCCATGCTCACCTGCTGCGTCACCTGAAACTGGTTCTGGCACCAATGTTCCTGGTTCAGAAATTCAAAATACAGGCTCTCCCCATTATCCCGCACGATATGCTGCTTCTCCCGTAGTGTTTTAGCTTTTTCAAATACGGAACCCTTATTGAGGATGTTGAGGACTTTATCGAATTCCTTATCTGAGAAAACAATACTATTATGTTTTTCAAGCTGGGATTTGAGGTTAGAAATCAGCTGCTTTTCGTCTTTGATGGCCACAAAAGCATAACCCAACTTTTGAAGTTGATCAACTAATTGTTCTTCAAGGATCTGTTCTGGTTGCTTAGCCATGCTTATTGAGGAGAAATAATGCTAGTATTGTTAAAAACGATTCCTAAGTCATCTACTCCTCAGACAAACCATTTAGGTCCAAGTAATCAAACAACTGTTGTTTATACGTTTTTATCTCTTGGTCAAACAAAGCCTTGCTATAACTAATACTACCTATGGGATTAACTGTATCGAGCCATTCATTAAAATTCATGTAGTCTTCATACCTGATCTCTTTGGCTAGGTTAACATCACAAAAACATTTCAATTTGTAATGTAACACACTGTCAGTAATACTCATCACTAAATCAGAAAAGAGCAAATCACTCTTTATTTCTTTTGGTGACAACCTTCCATGTGAAATATCACCTCTTTTATTACGTATATTACCTACGACCTTCATTAGGTCTTCTAGCTTTCGAACAAAGTCGACTTCAAAGCTTAGCGAATATTCACCTAATTTGAGCGATGATTTCTTAACAATTTGATGGAAATCTAAGTTATCTATGGCCTGTCCGTTGTAAGTTGTGTCGATCTTCTTTAAAATGAATTTGGAAATCCCCTCCAATAGAGATTTACAAGTTTCTATACATATATCAGGATTCAAGCCCTTATTTGACTCAATGGTCTCAATTAACAAATAGTAATACTCGACCTCAAAATGTTCTTTTTCGACAAGCCCTATAATTTCCCTAGCTAATTTCATGATTAAACAAATAACCTTTGGAGTAAACCTTTCTTCCAGATTTCAAGTAACTGAATCTCATTTGTGCAGCAGGCAATTGTCGAATCTAAATTTGACAAAAAATCAACTATTTTCTTTTGCTCGAAGATTATTGGAAGGTCGATTTCAATATTAGACAATCTTGATGTTGATATGCTGAGTACTTTTGTCCCCTGCGCAATAAACATTAACTGCAACTTGACTTTTTCTGACCGCATCAGATAGCCTCCAAATCCAGGCGACATCGTATTACGATTGGGCCGTGCAAGAAAAGTGTGAAGTCCGGCTAGTACTTTTTCGCCGTCTAGGTTGAAGATTTCAATACTTTTACCAATGTCATTGTAGTCCTCCGACGCATCTGCAATAACCAAATCACCCTCTTTGCAATAGCTGTCCTCGCTAAGCCTATTCAATAAAACATCGTCGTTTACAAAGGGAACCGGCTCCTTCTTGATGTCGAAAAGTATGTTAAACTTTGTATGTATGTCTCCATAATGAATGTTTCTGACTTCGCCTTCGGTATAGTTCAGTTTGTCTCTCGACAGTGAATTGGTAACCTTAAAGGTATATACCTCACCAAACTTAACTTTCTGCCAATCCGGAAACGCCTCTCCATTATCACCCTTAAATCTCAACTCCTGCGAAAAGATTTTTTGCATCACCCCTTTTTTGTATTGTTCCAAAAGGCTTTTCTTCTTTTTGAGGGCTTGCAGTTTTTCGTCTACTGCGGTTAGGAAGGAGGCAATTTTTTGTTGTTCCTTCTTTGAGCATATTGATATTTTGCATCCCCCAATGTCCCCTAGGTTAATCTTTTTGGGGAACGCGGTATGGATAATCCTTTTATGAAGTTCTTTTCTAAAATAAACTGAATTAATATTTTGGTTGAAAAATTCTACACTACCATCAATTTTAATGCGAAGCAGAGCTAGGCTAACATAGATACCAAGAGGCTCGTCATCCCTTACAATAGCGGTGTCACCAATTGTACCAGCAGTTATGCGGGTCATCAAAATATCATTAGTTTTTGGTTTTATTTTGAAATCTTTTCTAAATGCTGCCTCAGATATGTATTTTCTTGACGCTTTTAAATCTTTTATATCTTCTACACTTACAAAATTTACACCTTCACTTGTGTAAGTTGGGGTTTGATGAGTACCGTCGTAAATTTCAAAAATATCAACTAAATCAAATCTGTTCCAATCTCCCGAGAATTCAGGAAACCGCAACCTCGGCACATTACTTTGCTGTTCCATAAATCAAAAAGGAGTTGAAATACCTAATTCTTTACAAAAAGCGGCAATGGTAGCATCGGTCTCGCCAATTTGCTTTTCCAATGAGACCAATTCCTGCGCAATCGCATTGATATCAATGCTATCCTCGGCTTCAAACGTATCTACATAGCGCGGAATGTTCAGGTTATAATCATTAGCTGCAATTTCCTCCAAAGTCGCACGCTTGCTGTATTTTGGTTCTTCGGCGCGGCTGCGGTAGGTTGCAATGATCTTGTCCACATGCTCATCGCGCAGCATGTTCTGGGTTTTTACCTTTTCATAATGCTGGCTGGCATCGATAAAGAGAATGTCTTCCGGCTGCTCCCGGCATTTCTTGAAAACAAGGATGCTGGTCGGGATGCTGGTCCCGTAAAAGATATTGGCAGGCAGACCTATCACAGCGTCCAGATAGTTGCGGTCCTCGATGAGATACCTGCGGATATGCTGTTCAGCTCCGCCGCGGAACAAAACGCCGTGCGGTAGTACAATCGCCATCGTTCCATTGTCGGCCAGATGGTAAATCATATGCTGCACAAAAGCAAAATCGGCTTTGCTGGAAGGTGCCAGTTTTCCATACTGGCTGAAACGGTCATCGGTCGTGAAGAGGGGATTGGCGCTCCATTGTGCCGAGAAAGGCGGATTGGCGACGATCGCTTCAAACTGTTTGTCGAGATGCTGCGGATGTTCGAGGGTGTCCTCCTGTTTGATGTCGAACTTGCGGTAATGCACATCATGCAGGATCATGTTCATCCGCGCGAGGTTATAGGTCGTGCGGTTGAGCTCCTGCCCGTAAAAGTTGCTCACCCTCCTTCACTTCCCTGGCCACGCGCAGCAACAAGGAGCCCGACCCGCAGGCAGGATCATAAACGGACCGGAGCTTGTCTTTGCCCGTGGTGACGATTTTGGCGAGTACTTTACTAACTTCCTGGGGCGTATAAAACTCGCCGGCTTTCTTTCCGGCATTGCTCGCAAACTGTCCGATCAGGTATTCGTAAGCATCTCCAAGAATGTCCAGCTGCGTGTTATGTAATTGAAAATCAATCTTGTCCAAGTGCTGCAAAACTTTCGCAATCAGTTCATTCTTGGCAGATTCTGTTCTTCCTAATTTCGTACTCGTTAAATCGAGGTCTTCAAATAAATTATCAAAATCATCCTCGCTTTCGGTCCCCATCGTGCTTTGCTCGATGTTGTTGAGGATTTTGGCCAGGTCTTCCAATATGAACTTATCCTCACGTTCCTTATCGCTGTTCCCACGCTTGGCAACCTCGCTAAACAGCTCAGAAGGTTTTAGAAAGTACCCAAGTTTGGACAATGATTCTTCTCTGATCGCCTCAATGTATTCTTTGCCATTGTCAGTCTGCTCATCGATCTCCTTGAATTTCAGACCATCGGGCTCTAAAATGGAGTCGGCATAGATCTCCATTTTCTCAGATAGATATTTATAAAAGATAAAACCCAGAATGTAGTCGCGGAACTCATCCGCATTCATTTTCCCGCGAAGGGTATTGGCAATATTCCACAGCTGTTGTTCAAGCTGCTTCTTTTGGTACTCGGACATTAAAAATCAAATATGTTGAAGTTGTAATGTCGCAATTTCCATCAAAACAACTAGAAAATGAATATTTATCTTTAAGTTGTTTCAATGGTTCACCGACTTCGGCTGGATGCCAGTCCCTGTCTTCGAGTCCATTGTACCGCGAGCAGATCTTGCCATAATCATCGACGCTATGCTTGTGCATTGAAATCACCTATCTGCAAACCCCGCAATGCGCTCCCTGCAAATCCGCTCCGTCAAATCTCTCAGCAATGTCACCCGACTGCCGAGGTATTCCAATTCTTCCTTTTCGATCTTGTAATTCTTGTTGTAGCGCGCATCGATGTACGCTTTTTTGAGAAGTATAAATAGTCTATCCTCTTCGGCTGTTTTTCTTGGAAAAACGGTTGCAAAGTTTGTGTCCAGTTTCTCGACCTGATTTCCCAAAATCTCGATGTCGTGGATTCTTGGCTTGTAATCAGTGAAAACCAGCAAGATGGCCGCGTAAAATCTTTCCGTGGCCTGGTGAAGTTGAAATGCAGCGATTTTATACCAGGTTTTTTCAATCTGGATATATGCTGTCTCCAAGAACTGGCAAGCACCTTCGAACCAATGCTCAAATTCCTCTGTCGATTTTTCCACCCGCTGCGCCACATTGAGATTTTTAGGCTCGGACAAAATGAATTTCCCGGAATCATAAAGCATAATCCCTTCTTTCAGAATATCTACAAAGAAATAATAGTTCCGCTCGATTTTGTCGTTCACGAAGCCAATGCTGTGGTAGATGATGCTGGTCCTGGTGATTTCCTCATTGGCCATCAGCTCCACTTCCAGCTCCCGCGATTTCTTAACCTGCTTGGCGGAATTCTTGTCTTTGGTGACGATCAGAATGTCAAAATCGCTCACGTACTCGTATTTCTCCTGGTAGTCTTCCACCCAATCGCCACGCGCATAGCTGCCGAATAGGATGATCATTTCGGCCGGGACTTTGCCGAGAATGATCTGGGTGAGGGCTTTTAGTTGCTCTTGTTTGGTTTGCGGGAGGTGGGTGAGGGTGGTTTTCATGGTGTGTGGTTTTTGCTTGGCAATTTATGCTTTTTCGGCTTGATCCCGAGCACTCCCTTTTCCGAAAAATTCTGCAACCGGCACGTTCTTCATTTAGCTAATAAGCTCGGCCCTGGCACGATAAGCGTAAGACGGATGATGAGATTCTTCCCAACACCATGCCTGACCGACTTCAAATTCGAGAGCTTAAACAAGGATTAAACAAAGAAAAAATTTAATTTTCAAAATTTCTTTTCTAACAAAATTTCTCTAAGTTTACCACTGTACACTAAATGTGGCACCCGAACGAAGGCTGTCATTTAGTTTCCTTTCAGCACCCAAGAATCTCAGAAAAATTGCAATCCTTATTCTATCCGCTGGCCGCTGGCGGAATAAGGAAACTCATGTCTTTACTCAAATGACATCATTTCACAGGCAATAATCATTTTAATTCCAATAAAGTTTTTTAGGCAGTCAGGTCTCACATTCTCAACATTTATCATAATTCTTTAAAACGGTTGCTATGCTTAACTTCTTTAAAGTTTCCGGAGATAATGCCACCGATACATTGTATAGCCTGCTGCGAAATCTGAATGCAAAAGTGACCTGGGAAACCGTTCGGGAAACGATGTTGCAGCATCCCGATTCTCCGAGTTTACTGAGTTTGAGTGAAGTTCTGTCGGGTTGGAACATTGATAACGCCGCGCTTCAACTGAATACAGTGGAACAGCTCCGCGAGATTCCTGTGCCATTTATTACGCAAATCAAAAAGAAAGGTGGATGGTATATTCTGATCAATCAAATTCGCGAAAAACATATCCAATACACCGACAGTGAGCAGGGAGAGGTAACTTTATCGCTGAGCGATTTTGAAAAAAGGTGGACTGGGATAGTGTTATTGACAGAAATCAATGAGCAATCCGGTGAAGTTGATTATGATTCAAAACGATTAAAGGAGCAATTGAGGAAGTGGCGGAGCCCGTTTGTATCAGGAGCGACGTTACTCGTTTTATTTAGCGCTCTAATGTTTGCCGGACGAAGCTTTTCAACTCCCGAATGGCTATTGTTTTTTACAAAAATTTCCGGCTTGTTTTTTACGGGTTTGTTGATTGCCAAACAATTAGGTAGTAAAAATGACTTGACGGACCGGCTATGCAGGATTAATGACAAAACCAGTTGCGAAAACGTTCTGAATTCACCCGGCGCTAAGCTGTTCGGCTGGCTAAACTGGTCGGACTTAGGCTTACTCTACTTTGCAGGCGGTTCTTCTGCTTTGCTCTTCACAGGTGAACAGCACAATGAATTCAATCTTTTAAATGCCCTTGCTTTGCTAGCGATGCCTTACGTCGCTTTTTCGATTTATTATCAAGCCTATAAAGTGCGTCAGTGGTGCACATTATGCCTTGGGGTACAGGTAATTCTTATTGTCGAAGGAGTAATAGCACTGACTCAATTGAAGGCCTTACCCGGACATATCCAGCCATATTTAGTGCTGCTGATTGGCTTTTTGCTTCCAACTATTGCATGGGTAATTATAAAGCCGTTATTAGATAGCCGAACCCAAATCCGTCGTGAGCATGAAGAATTATTGGCTTTAAAGCGAGATCCGGCAATATTCAAAACCTTGTTAATTCAACAGCCTCAATCACCGCCAATTTCTGCTGATATTTACCCGCTTGTGCTCGGAAATCCTGATGCTGAAATCAAAATTACAATGGTGACGAACCCTTATTGCAGTTCGTGTTCCAGGGCACATAAGGAATTGGAACAGTTGGTTTTGCAAGATGAGAATGTGAGCGTGACGACCATTTTTTCTACAACCGGCGATTCCAGTCCCGCGACGAAGGTAGTTACACATTTATTGGCATTGGCCAGGCACGAAACGTCGGCTCGCAGTGCTTTAACTGAATGGTATAGTCAAAAAGAAAAGGACTACAATGCATGGGCTAAGTCCCATCCAACGACCACAGATCCCACGGAGATGATGGCAATATGCCGAAACCAAAGGCTATGGTGCCATGAAGCGGATATCGCCCTAACTCCCACTATTTATATCAACGGCTACAAAATGCCCGAAATATATAAACTAGAAAGCTTGCAATGGATTTTAAAGAGAGTGGAGTTTGATAAAGTGTTAGAATCAAACGTATGAAAACTGCTCTTTTTATCATGCTTCCGGTTCCGAGCCACTATAACGCCTGTTTTGGCCTTGCAAATCAACTGCGGATGCAAGGATACCGCGTAGTGTTTTCGGGCACTCGGGACTTACAAAAGCATGTCGAAGCACAGGATTTCGAATTTACTATACTACACTGCTTGGAAGAGTATCTGGTAAACAATTGGCGGGCGGCTTTGGGTTTCTTTTTGAAAAATATTGTTAACAAAAGATTCACGCTTCTTCGCTACCGGGAGTTTCTCGAATCCCTGCAAGCAGTTCGTGAAATTTGTCTCGCTGTTGATCCTGATGAGATTTTTATTGACCAACATTTAAACCATTATTATTTCTTACTTCATCAGCAATACAAAAACATAACGTTAGTCAACAGTAAGCTGCCAACGCGCCGGCAAAAGGGCATACCTCCTTTAACTTGTGACACGCCGTTTAGGGACAGTTTTGTTTATCGCTTGTTGGCGAATGTTCTTTGGAGAGCTTACCTGGCTAAACGTGGGGCATTGTCCATATTAAAGAAAGCAGTGTTTTTAGGTGCCGATGATCAGTACTTTTTAAAAAGATTTTCATCGAGGCAAGGTGTGGACATTGATTTGTTTCGCCGGAGGGACAATGCCCTTTACGAAAGTATAAGGAATGTGCCGATCATTCATCTTCGGCCTCGGTTCCTGGAATATGATTGGTATGTGCCGGACGAATATGAGCGGTTTGTCTATTATGCTTTTGAAAAAAAATCCAACGATTCACAGGATTCTTCTGCCATCTGGACGAGCATTTATGCGTTACGTAACGATGCAAACACGAAAAAGAAGAATTTGATTTACGCTTCATTGGGAACGCTGGGTGCATTGCACAAAGCAGTCGCAACCGGTTTTTTCCGTAGATTAATTACTGCTGTTGAGCACATACCAGATACTTACCTGATTATCTCCGCTGGTGAGATGTACACGGATATCGCAAACCGACAAAATGAAAAAGTGTTGATCACGCGGTTTATGCCTCAAACCGAATTGCTACCATATTGCGATTTGATGGTCACGCATGCCGGGATGAACTCGATATGTGAGTGTTTAACGGCAGGTGTCCCAATGCTCGCGTATCCACTGAACTATCAAAGCGATCAACCGGGAAATGCTGCGCGATTGGTGGCGAAAGGGTTGGGCATAAAGGGGAATTTGCGGAGAGATTCGGCACGAAATATCAGAATGAAGATAATGGAATTGTTGAATAATTTGACCTATCGAGACAATGTCGGTCAGGTTAACATGAACCCAATCAATGATTGGAATTTAGAGACGGATTTGGCCAAATCACCATAGATCAATTACTTACTTAAACAATTTCCAATCATGAAAAAGTTGCTAATGGATTTTGCTGCAAACTTGCTGTCAAAGCAGCAGATGAAAGAAATTAAGGGTGGCGGTAGTTATCGGTGCGTATGTGCGGATTCCAGTCAGAACTCGCACTGCATCGAGGCTGTGGATAAATATAGCATTTATTGTCCTTGTTGGGGCGGTTCCGTAGAAAACTGTTAAGAGCTTGGGGGCACTTTGGATGCCCCCATCTTTAACCATTATCGCATTGATCAAATTTGCAATATTAACTGCATTCATCCGCTGCTTCATTTATGTTGGACAGGTTGTTTGGTAGAAGGAAAATACATGCGGGCGATGAAAATGGACTCGTAACGGTTATTCTAACGGTTTGGAAAAGAAATCACTTGGAAGAACAGATTGCGGCGCTTTTGAGCCAGACCGAGCAGCCGTACCAAATATGGATATACCAATGCGGGGCCCATGTTAACATTGAAAAGGTCCTGAGAAAGTACAGTAATATCCAGTTTGTTAGTTCATCGGTTAACCTAAAATACTTCGGTAGATTTTCTCTCGCATTGCATGTGAAATCTGAATACGTTTGGATACTGGATGATGACGTTATCCCGTCACCGAACTGGCTTGAAGAAGCCCGAAGAATGTCAGAAGCTAGAAATGCAATTATAGCCAGTGCCGGGAGAATCATCAGTTATCAAGCGAGGTCGAATGGACCGGAAATAACTGATCTGAGACGTTTCCTGGTAGGGGATGGCGATGAGGAAAAATTTTGTAATTACAACAGAACTGACACAGAAACAGATTTTGGTTGCAATAGTTGGCTGTTCAAAAGAGATTGGGTGTCTTTATTTTGGCGAATTAAACCTTACACGCTCGAAAATGCGGAAGATATTCACTTATCTGCTGCTTGCAAGATATTCGAAAATATACCCACCATTGTACCTGCCCAGAGCGAGTTGTTATTATGTGGCAATTTAAAGAAGTATTATGGCCATGACGAGGTTGCGTCCTGGAAAAGATTTGACTTTCAGAAAGAGAGAATCGAGGTGATCAATTACCTGATACGCGAACATGGATGGCAGATATTGCAAAGAACATATCGAGAGCATCCGACGCTTTGAAATCTCTTCACTAGCATCATACTATGGCCTTTCCTATTTACAAGCAGCTGGATCAAATGGACTGCGGCCCCACTTGTCTTCGCATGATTGCGAAGCATTTCGGGAAGCATTAT includes:
- a CDS encoding restriction endonuclease subunit S codes for the protein MEQQSNVPRLRFPEFSGDWNRFDLVDIFEIYDGTHQTPTYTSEGVNFVSVEDIKDLKASRKYISEAAFRKDFKIKPKTNDILMTRITAGTIGDTAIVRDDEPLGIYVSLALLRIKIDGSVEFFNQNINSVYFRKELHKRIIHTAFPKKINLGDIGGCKISICSKKEQQKIASFLTAVDEKLQALKKKKSLLEQYKKGVMQKIFSQELRFKGDNGEAFPDWQKVKFGEVYTFKVTNSLSRDKLNYTEGEVRNIHYGDIHTKFNILFDIKKEPVPFVNDDVLLNRLSEDSYCKEGDLVIADASEDYNDIGKSIEIFNLDGEKVLAGLHTFLARPNRNTMSPGFGGYLMRSEKVKLQLMFIAQGTKVLSISTSRLSNIEIDLPIIFEQKKIVDFLSNLDSTIACCTNEIQLLEIWKKGLLQRLFV
- a CDS encoding vitamin K epoxide reductase family protein; this translates as MLNFFKVSGDNATDTLYSLLRNLNAKVTWETVRETMLQHPDSPSLLSLSEVLSGWNIDNAALQLNTVEQLREIPVPFITQIKKKGGWYILINQIREKHIQYTDSEQGEVTLSLSDFEKRWTGIVLLTEINEQSGEVDYDSKRLKEQLRKWRSPFVSGATLLVLFSALMFAGRSFSTPEWLLFFTKISGLFFTGLLIAKQLGSKNDLTDRLCRINDKTSCENVLNSPGAKLFGWLNWSDLGLLYFAGGSSALLFTGEQHNEFNLLNALALLAMPYVAFSIYYQAYKVRQWCTLCLGVQVILIVEGVIALTQLKALPGHIQPYLVLLIGFLLPTIAWVIIKPLLDSRTQIRREHEELLALKRDPAIFKTLLIQQPQSPPISADIYPLVLGNPDAEIKITMVTNPYCSSCSRAHKELEQLVLQDENVSVTTIFSTTGDSSPATKVVTHLLALARHETSARSALTEWYSQKEKDYNAWAKSHPTTTDPTEMMAICRNQRLWCHEADIALTPTIYINGYKMPEIYKLESLQWILKRVEFDKVLESNV
- a CDS encoding glycosyltransferase; translation: MKTALFIMLPVPSHYNACFGLANQLRMQGYRVVFSGTRDLQKHVEAQDFEFTILHCLEEYLVNNWRAALGFFLKNIVNKRFTLLRYREFLESLQAVREICLAVDPDEIFIDQHLNHYYFLLHQQYKNITLVNSKLPTRRQKGIPPLTCDTPFRDSFVYRLLANVLWRAYLAKRGALSILKKAVFLGADDQYFLKRFSSRQGVDIDLFRRRDNALYESIRNVPIIHLRPRFLEYDWYVPDEYERFVYYAFEKKSNDSQDSSAIWTSIYALRNDANTKKKNLIYASLGTLGALHKAVATGFFRRLITAVEHIPDTYLIISAGEMYTDIANRQNEKVLITRFMPQTELLPYCDLMVTHAGMNSICECLTAGVPMLAYPLNYQSDQPGNAARLVAKGLGIKGNLRRDSARNIRMKIMELLNNLTYRDNVGQVNMNPINDWNLETDLAKSP
- a CDS encoding abortive infection family protein, giving the protein MKLAREIIGLVEKEHFEVEYYYLLIETIESNKGLNPDICIETCKSLLEGISKFILKKIDTTYNGQAIDNLDFHQIVKKSSLKLGEYSLSFEVDFVRKLEDLMKVVGNIRNKRGDISHGRLSPKEIKSDLLFSDLVMSITDSVLHYKLKCFCDVNLAKEIRYEDYMNFNEWLDTVNPIGSISYSKALFDQEIKTYKQQLFDYLDLNGLSEE
- a CDS encoding HEPN domain-containing protein — translated: MKTTLTHLPQTKQEQLKALTQIILGKVPAEMIILFGSYARGDWVEDYQEKYEYVSDFDILIVTKDKNSAKQVKKSRELEVELMANEEITRTSIIYHSIGFVNDKIERNYYFFVDILKEGIMLYDSGKFILSEPKNLNVAQRVEKSTEEFEHWFEGACQFLETAYIQIEKTWYKIAAFQLHQATERFYAAILLVFTDYKPRIHDIEILGNQVEKLDTNFATVFPRKTAEEDRLFILLKKAYIDARYNKNYKIEKEELEYLGSRVTLLRDLTERICRERIAGFADR
- a CDS encoding glycosyltransferase family 2 protein: MLDRLFGRRKIHAGDENGLVTVILTVWKRNHLEEQIAALLSQTEQPYQIWIYQCGAHVNIEKVLRKYSNIQFVSSSVNLKYFGRFSLALHVKSEYVWILDDDVIPSPNWLEEARRMSEARNAIIASAGRIISYQARSNGPEITDLRRFLVGDGDEEKFCNYNRTDTETDFGCNSWLFKRDWVSLFWRIKPYTLENAEDIHLSAACKIFENIPTIVPAQSELLLCGNLKKYYGHDEVASWKRFDFQKERIEVINYLIREHGWQILQRTYREHPTL